Proteins encoded by one window of Megachile rotundata isolate GNS110a chromosome 10, iyMegRotu1, whole genome shotgun sequence:
- the LOC100879993 gene encoding actin maturation protease isoform X1, whose amino-acid sequence MPAPPPPLSSLPEAPMCEKTEVSDADSLPPWAKLTLTSAEAEIEKLISRNELKDAEVTYFCQVEPILQDGPQCGLVALAMASQEYTKPVSVSQLLAEARVRGFTQHGEVYSVDFMGTLAAEYLPDHRPDILVDLQQCPDTLTHALAHGAMVLIPYDSDFNHAPCLKRGHKAHWALLVGLISSRQGYHVLARHGKSRHLACWPLRDLIESNGNLEEEGTARHAGGYVIPKGGVGGQRGLRGRALALHPYI is encoded by the exons atgcCAGCACCGCCTCCACCTCTCTCAAGTTTGCCAGAGGCACCTATGTGTGAAAAAACTGAAGTAAGCGATGCGGATTCCCTGCCTCCTTGGGCCAAACTTACTCTTACATCTGCAGAGGCAGAAATCGAGAAACTGATATCCAGAAATGAGTTGAAGGATGCAGAAGTAACATATTTTTGTCAAGTTGAACCAATTCTACAAGATGGGCCACA ATGTGGTTTGGTGGCCCTTGCTATGGCATCACAGGAGTACACGAAGCCAGTTTCTGTGAGTCAACTTCTAGCAGAGGCTCGTGTAAGGGGTTTCACACAACATGGAGAAGTATACAGTGTTGATTTCATGGGCACACTAGCAGCTGAATATTTACCTGACCATAGACCAGATATTTTAGTAGATCTGCAACAGTGTCCAGATACATTAACACATGCTTTGGCTCATGGAGCAATGGTACTAATTCCATATGACTCTGACTTCAATCATGCTCCGTGTTTAAAAAGAGGCCATAAAGCTCATTGGGCATTACTTGTCGGTCTAATTTCATCgag ACAAGGATATCACGTCTTAGCGCGTCATGGAAAATCTCGTCATTTGGCTTGTTGGCCGTTGCGTGATTTAATTGAAAgcaatggaaatttggaagaagaGGGAACAGCTAGACATGCTGGAGGATACGTCATACCAAAGGGAGGAGTTGGAGGACAGAGAGGTTTACGTGGTAGGGCATTGGCATTACACCCATACATATAA
- the LOC100879993 gene encoding actin maturation protease isoform X2 — protein MCEKTEVSDADSLPPWAKLTLTSAEAEIEKLISRNELKDAEVTYFCQVEPILQDGPQCGLVALAMASQEYTKPVSVSQLLAEARVRGFTQHGEVYSVDFMGTLAAEYLPDHRPDILVDLQQCPDTLTHALAHGAMVLIPYDSDFNHAPCLKRGHKAHWALLVGLISSRQGYHVLARHGKSRHLACWPLRDLIESNGNLEEEGTARHAGGYVIPKGGVGGQRGLRGRALALHPYI, from the exons ATGTGTGAAAAAACTGAAGTAAGCGATGCGGATTCCCTGCCTCCTTGGGCCAAACTTACTCTTACATCTGCAGAGGCAGAAATCGAGAAACTGATATCCAGAAATGAGTTGAAGGATGCAGAAGTAACATATTTTTGTCAAGTTGAACCAATTCTACAAGATGGGCCACA ATGTGGTTTGGTGGCCCTTGCTATGGCATCACAGGAGTACACGAAGCCAGTTTCTGTGAGTCAACTTCTAGCAGAGGCTCGTGTAAGGGGTTTCACACAACATGGAGAAGTATACAGTGTTGATTTCATGGGCACACTAGCAGCTGAATATTTACCTGACCATAGACCAGATATTTTAGTAGATCTGCAACAGTGTCCAGATACATTAACACATGCTTTGGCTCATGGAGCAATGGTACTAATTCCATATGACTCTGACTTCAATCATGCTCCGTGTTTAAAAAGAGGCCATAAAGCTCATTGGGCATTACTTGTCGGTCTAATTTCATCgag ACAAGGATATCACGTCTTAGCGCGTCATGGAAAATCTCGTCATTTGGCTTGTTGGCCGTTGCGTGATTTAATTGAAAgcaatggaaatttggaagaagaGGGAACAGCTAGACATGCTGGAGGATACGTCATACCAAAGGGAGGAGTTGGAGGACAGAGAGGTTTACGTGGTAGGGCATTGGCATTACACCCATACATATAA